The DNA region TCCTCAGAGGAGGGGTGCTTTTATGACCAGATGCTGTTCGTTGGCGGATCAGGTGGAAAATATAGCCAAGTTCCAAAGTCAATTACAATTAATTGTGAACCATCTGGATGTTTTCGGAATAGAGGGCCTAATTTTGTATGGCGGATACTACATACTGTCCATAGCAGCCGCTTACATGATCTATAGTATCTTTAACAGTGGCCACGAAAGTCTACAAATGACCTTCATGTCGATGATTATATCCTCCATTTTATGTTTCTTTTACTATATGGATGCCATTCTCGATCtgaaaaataaacttaacTTACTAGACGATCATGAGACGATGCTTCTACTATTAGAGGAGCGAACTCTATTTGCCCATACGTTGGATGTTCGTCTGGAGCAAACGGTCAGTTGCTTTTGGCACAATCACGGATAACATTATTCCGCATTTTTTTCATTACAGTTTGAAATCATGCAACTGCAATTGATACGAAACCCATTAAAAATCGAAATATTGAAATTATTCCCAATTTCTCGCAGCGCTACTATGGCCGTGTTTGGATCTCTAATAACGCATTCAATATTCCTTATTCAATATGATATGGAAAACTTTTGAATTGATTTTTTGAATAAGATACTCATTTAAAtacttttgttgtttgttaTTTGTGTTTAGTCCTTCACTATCAATAGTTTTTggaataaactatttttattcTGCCGCACAATAATTTACAAACTCATTACTTAATTTGAAGATACGCTAAGTTGCATAATACAAATGGGTATTAACAATGGTTTCGCTTGCTATTAAATTAGCCTTAATTGCGATGACATTAGGTCAATTTCAATAATCCTGGATAAGTTAAAGCGCCAAAACCGATACAACAGTTACTTAGTTGAGTTCAGAATGACagaatgaaataaaatgtggCAGTCGAGACTGCTGAGATGGCCTGTTCTGGGTCTCTGTTGGATTTCTTATGTTTTATATCGTGGCTGCGTAATCGGGCAAATAAAATACGATACGGAAAAGGGAAAACTTATTATCCAGCCTCACAATATCTGTATCTAAGGAATAGCGCTGGCATTCCATTTTTTTCGATAGCATTCATTCAATTTCTTCCAAAGGAACTCTCGAAAACAATGGTTTTCTGCGCCAAAATTCTTTGAAATTCTGATGAGTTCGGCCATCGTGCAACTAAGTATTATCAATTCTATTCGCTTGTGTAACTGGATGAGTAGCCTCCCCTGGAATTGATCCTTTGTGGGTCTGGTCAACGACGTGATATGACTATGATTAGTTTAAggttaattaataatataacattattttattttacagaTAATTCTTCTAATGATAGTTTTATTAGAGAAAGTTTTGATTACTCAGTTTGTTGCTAGAATCTTAAAAGATTGGAACTTTAACCCTTTTTTCACACGTTTAACTAAATCACAAAATTTCAGTTTTTGACTGAAAAAACCacgtttttaaaaaaaaacaaggaaaaacgctatagtcgagtacctcgactatcagatacccgttactcagctaaagggaccaaagggaaatggagatat from Drosophila subpulchrella strain 33 F10 #4 breed RU33 chromosome 2L, RU_Dsub_v1.1 Primary Assembly, whole genome shotgun sequence includes:
- the LOC119546334 gene encoding putative gustatory receptor 36a — encoded protein: MLFAKFMLRVFLKNPELRRISRWRILLKITVVIVTDLLQVAITWWAMKHSKDPQTTLLALQTWMSAIVNLAITQHYLITLSVQAHYHLLNIELRQVIDECRMLSFHPQRRGAFMTRCCSLADQVENIAKFQSQLQLIVNHLDVFGIEGLILYGGYYILSIAAAYMIYSIFNSGHESLQMTFMSMIISSILCFFYYMDAILDLKNKLNLLDDHETMLLLLEERTLFAHTLDVRLEQTVSCFWHNHG